One genomic segment of Gallaecimonas xiamenensis 3-C-1 includes these proteins:
- a CDS encoding carboxypeptidase-like regulatory domain-containing protein, which produces MIKTAKLITVWMLIWLGLVIYQFLVPSVPAAPNPLPTVSSPSSVFRLQIKTSPAKARVRVMNIPDKYQYGMALPPGQYRIKVDAPGYQSKSLVLQVKAGQASDIFHVALERK; this is translated from the coding sequence ATGATTAAAACGGCAAAACTCATTACGGTATGGATGCTGATTTGGCTGGGGTTGGTGATCTACCAATTCCTGGTGCCCTCAGTGCCTGCCGCTCCCAACCCTCTCCCCACAGTGTCGTCCCCCAGCAGCGTGTTTCGGCTGCAGATAAAGACCAGCCCGGCCAAGGCCAGGGTGCGGGTGATGAACATCCCCGACAAGTACCAGTACGGCATGGCGTTGCCTCCGGGCCAATACCGCATCAAGGTGGACGCCCCCGGATACCAGAGCAAGAGCCTGGTGCTGCAGGTCAAGGCCGGACAGGCCTCGGACATTTTCCACGTGGCTCTGGAGAGGAAATAA